Proteins from one bacterium genomic window:
- the fabG gene encoding 3-oxoacyl-[acyl-carrier-protein] reductase, which yields MNALDGKVALVTGGSRGIGRACALALAKLGAKVAINYVSNSTAADAVVEAIAQAGGEAKAIQADVSKTEDVDRLIKDVLAWGDGKIDVVVNNAGITRDTLLLRMSEEDWDAVLDTNLKSVFLLSKAVAKPMMKQRAGRIINVSSVVGVMGNAGQANYAASKAGIIGFTKSLAKELGSRNVLVNAIAPGFIKSEMTDKLTDDVQKTYLDALPLGRFGEPEEVAALVAFLATSGSYITGQVINVDGGMHT from the coding sequence ATGAACGCACTCGATGGAAAAGTCGCACTCGTCACCGGCGGCAGCCGCGGTATCGGCCGCGCCTGCGCCCTCGCCCTCGCCAAGCTCGGGGCCAAGGTCGCCATCAACTACGTGAGCAACTCCACTGCCGCCGATGCGGTCGTGGAAGCGATCGCGCAGGCCGGCGGCGAGGCCAAGGCCATCCAGGCCGACGTCTCCAAGACCGAGGACGTGGATCGTCTGATCAAGGACGTCCTGGCCTGGGGCGACGGCAAGATCGACGTGGTCGTCAACAACGCGGGGATCACCCGCGATACCCTCCTCCTTCGGATGAGCGAAGAAGACTGGGATGCGGTGCTCGACACCAACCTCAAGAGCGTCTTCCTCCTCTCCAAGGCCGTGGCCAAGCCCATGATGAAGCAGCGCGCCGGACGAATCATCAACGTCTCGAGCGTGGTCGGCGTCATGGGCAACGCGGGCCAGGCCAACTACGCGGCCTCCAAGGCGGGCATCATCGGCTTCACCAAGTCGCTCGCCAAGGAGCTCGGCAGCCGTAACGTGCTGGTAAACGCCATCGCTCCGGGCTTCATCAAGTCCGAGATGACCGACAAGCTTACCGACGACGTCCAGAAGACCTACCTCGACGCGCTCCCCCTGGGGCGCTTCGGCGAGCCCGAAGAGGTCGCCGCCCTGGTCGCGTTCCTCGCGACCAGCGGCAGCTACATCACCGGGCAGGTCATCAACGTCGACGGCGGCATGCATACTTAA
- a CDS encoding AI-2E family transporter: protein MGRNWSETFFKLASSLLILVLCYVGWQAAGYFQDVLTVLVSASLVAYVLQMAVEPLSRRMPRWLAVLLVVVAFVVGVAAAVSLAVPLVLNQVQMLLVQLPGGIEKLQDQLDLLNTYLASRHLKADFRIDAWVLPRLEGIGQSVASNLPGFLMGSFSGFFSGAMILVCSFYLLKDGTRLWRSLLDALPSRLALQASYFQVELDQSLNRYVRGQLINAGVVLAAASTAFSLLGMNYGIVAGLIWGLAEIIPYFGLYLGLGTAVFLAMLQGGPVVGKVLLAGLVIWWTKDNIIAPRVMSHTTGLHPVLIIAAVLMGGKLAGFLGVLLAIPIMAVIVTTLRFWLQQQRARELATVEPAPVEPRPKSPGPAVEPLPEA, encoded by the coding sequence GTGGGGCGTAACTGGTCGGAAACCTTCTTCAAGCTCGCGTCGAGCCTCTTGATCCTGGTGCTCTGCTACGTCGGGTGGCAGGCGGCTGGTTACTTCCAGGACGTCTTGACCGTGCTGGTCAGCGCCAGCCTGGTGGCCTACGTCCTGCAGATGGCGGTCGAGCCCCTGTCGCGCCGGATGCCGCGCTGGTTGGCGGTGCTCTTGGTCGTCGTGGCCTTCGTGGTCGGCGTCGCGGCCGCGGTGTCGCTCGCGGTGCCCTTGGTGCTCAACCAGGTCCAGATGCTGCTGGTGCAACTGCCGGGCGGCATCGAGAAGCTCCAGGACCAGCTGGATCTCCTGAACACCTATCTGGCGTCGCGCCACCTGAAGGCGGACTTCCGCATCGACGCGTGGGTCCTGCCGCGTCTCGAAGGGATCGGCCAGAGCGTGGCGAGCAACTTGCCGGGCTTCTTGATGGGCTCGTTCTCGGGCTTCTTCAGCGGCGCCATGATCCTGGTCTGCTCGTTCTATCTGCTCAAGGACGGCACTCGCCTCTGGCGCAGCCTGCTCGACGCGCTGCCGAGCCGCCTGGCGCTCCAGGCTTCGTACTTCCAGGTTGAGCTGGATCAGAGCCTCAACCGCTACGTGCGCGGCCAGCTGATCAACGCGGGGGTGGTGCTCGCGGCGGCCTCGACCGCCTTCAGCCTGCTCGGGATGAACTACGGCATCGTGGCGGGTCTCATCTGGGGCCTGGCGGAGATCATTCCCTACTTCGGCCTCTACCTGGGCCTGGGGACGGCGGTCTTCCTCGCGATGCTTCAGGGCGGCCCCGTGGTGGGCAAGGTCCTGCTCGCGGGGCTCGTCATCTGGTGGACCAAGGACAACATCATCGCGCCGCGCGTCATGAGCCACACGACGGGCCTGCACCCCGTTCTCATCATCGCGGCGGTGCTGATGGGAGGCAAGCTCGCGGGCTTCTTGGGCGTTTTGCTCGCGATTCCCATCATGGCGGTCATCGTGACGACGCTGCGCTTCTGGCTACAGCAGCAGCGCGCGCGCGAGCTCGCGACTGTCGAGCCTGCGCCTGTCGAGCCCAGGCCGAAGTCGCCCGGACCGGCGGTCGAGCCGTTGCCCGAAGCTTAG
- a CDS encoding ketoacyl-ACP synthase III, giving the protein MTTSLLPVSIIGCGYYVPERIMTNAEFESFLDTNDAWIRERTGIRERRIAPPEHALSDMAIPAAKQALEHAGVEASELDLIIVATSTPDMAMPATAALVQHAIGATPAAAFDMEAACSGFVYGTIVASQFLATGMYRTALVIGGDLLSKYINWKDRGTAVLFGDACGAVVLRGGDEKGLLGSYMGADGGGSAHIQIPLGSRVPPSAEMIEAMEHTVHMNGRETYKFAVEIVPKCVDEITQRTGVSVDEIDHFVLHQANYRIMEAAAKRMGVPMEKMIVNVDRMANSSAGTVPLALAEAVEAGTIKKGDLVCLVGFGSGLTWASALVRWTCDRPFPSRA; this is encoded by the coding sequence ATGACCACTTCCCTGCTTCCCGTTTCCATTATCGGTTGCGGTTACTACGTCCCCGAGCGGATCATGACCAACGCCGAGTTCGAGAGCTTCCTCGACACCAACGACGCCTGGATCCGTGAGCGCACGGGCATCCGTGAGCGCCGCATCGCGCCGCCCGAGCACGCCCTGAGCGACATGGCCATCCCCGCGGCCAAGCAGGCGCTCGAGCACGCCGGGGTCGAGGCCTCCGAGCTGGATCTGATCATCGTCGCGACCTCGACGCCGGACATGGCCATGCCCGCCACCGCCGCCCTGGTCCAGCACGCCATCGGCGCCACCCCCGCGGCCGCCTTCGACATGGAGGCCGCCTGCAGCGGCTTCGTCTACGGGACCATCGTCGCCAGCCAGTTCCTCGCCACGGGCATGTACCGCACGGCGCTCGTCATCGGCGGCGACCTGCTCTCCAAGTACATCAACTGGAAGGACCGCGGCACCGCCGTCCTCTTCGGCGACGCCTGCGGCGCGGTCGTGCTGCGCGGCGGCGACGAGAAGGGGCTGCTCGGCAGCTACATGGGCGCGGACGGCGGGGGCTCGGCCCACATCCAGATCCCCCTTGGCTCGCGCGTGCCCCCCTCGGCCGAGATGATCGAGGCCATGGAGCACACGGTCCACATGAACGGCCGCGAGACCTACAAGTTCGCCGTCGAGATCGTCCCCAAGTGCGTCGACGAGATCACCCAGCGCACCGGCGTCTCCGTGGACGAGATCGACCACTTCGTCTTGCACCAGGCGAACTACCGCATCATGGAAGCCGCCGCCAAGCGCATGGGCGTGCCCATGGAGAAGATGATCGTCAACGTCGATCGCATGGCCAACTCCAGCGCGGGCACCGTGCCCCTGGCCCTGGCCGAGGCGGTCGAGGCGGGAACCATCAAGAAGGGCGACCTTGTCTGCCTGGTGGGCTTCGGCTCGGGCCTGACCTGGGCCAGCGCCCTCGTGCGCTGGACCTGTGACCGCCCCTTCCCCTCGCGGGCCTAG
- the acpP gene encoding acyl carrier protein — protein sequence MNEQELFEKVKQIIVEQLGVSADEVTMDASFTEDLGADSLDTVELVMALEEAFEVEIPDEDAEKLTTVRTAMDYIKKHQPA from the coding sequence ATGAACGAGCAAGAACTCTTTGAGAAGGTCAAGCAGATCATCGTCGAGCAGCTCGGCGTGAGCGCCGACGAAGTCACCATGGACGCCTCCTTCACCGAGGACCTGGGCGCCGACTCGCTGGACACCGTCGAGCTGGTCATGGCCCTCGAGGAGGCCTTCGAGGTCGAGATCCCGGACGAGGACGCCGAGAAGCTGACCACCGTCCGCACCGCGATGGACTACATCAAGAAGCACCAGCCCGCGTAA
- the rnc gene encoding ribonuclease III — translation MSLPVVDFIEKVLGLPRRGEDLFEQALTHSSFTGHPHYERLEFLGDAVLKLVASAWIYERFAALPEGEMTKIRARIVSDATLSAIARRLDLPAYMRFGKAEERTGGRKKVGNIAASLEAVFAAVHLTYGLEIVTALIRQLLETELVAAASAPGAENSKALLQELTQERFGTLPTYRVVGGEGPLHHHTFFVEVEVEGSVLGHGKGQSKKQAEQAAAREALVALERSEPCAKP, via the coding sequence GTGAGCCTGCCCGTCGTAGACTTCATCGAAAAGGTCCTCGGCCTGCCCCGGCGGGGCGAGGACCTCTTCGAGCAAGCCCTGACCCACTCCTCCTTCACGGGGCATCCCCACTACGAGCGGCTCGAGTTCCTCGGTGACGCGGTCCTCAAGCTGGTCGCCTCCGCCTGGATCTACGAGCGCTTCGCGGCGCTCCCCGAGGGCGAGATGACCAAGATCCGCGCGCGGATCGTCTCGGACGCCACCCTCTCGGCGATCGCCCGTCGCTTGGACCTGCCCGCCTACATGCGCTTCGGCAAGGCCGAAGAGCGCACCGGCGGTCGCAAGAAGGTCGGCAACATCGCCGCGTCGCTCGAGGCGGTCTTCGCCGCGGTGCACCTCACCTATGGCCTGGAGATCGTCACGGCGCTCATCCGCCAGCTCCTCGAAACCGAGCTGGTGGCGGCGGCCTCGGCCCCCGGCGCCGAGAACTCCAAGGCCCTCTTGCAGGAGCTGACCCAGGAGCGCTTCGGCACCCTGCCGACCTACCGGGTGGTGGGCGGCGAGGGGCCCCTGCACCACCACACCTTCTTCGTGGAGGTCGAGGTGGAGGGGAGCGTCCTCGGCCACGGCAAGGGGCAATCCAAGAAGCAAGCCGAACAAGCCGCCGCGCGCGAGGCCCTCGTCGCGCTCGAAAGGTCCGAACCATGCGCAAAACCCTGA
- a CDS encoding ribulose-phosphate 3-epimerase: MRKTLIAPSVLSADFANLATDLRRIEKAGADWVHLDVMDGHFVPNMTFGPGVIAAMRPHSNLPFDVHLMIEPPEPYLLAYKQAGADLLTVHAEACPHLHRTIHGIKEMGIKAGVALNPSTSEEALRYLIQDLDLVLVMSVNPGFGGQSFIPGVLRKIQAIREMADAIGHDLRIGVDGGINATTGRQVVDAGADVLIAGSYVFGAPDAAEAIASLRG, translated from the coding sequence ATGCGCAAAACCCTGATCGCCCCTTCCGTCCTCTCTGCCGACTTCGCCAACCTCGCCACCGACCTGCGCCGGATCGAGAAGGCAGGGGCCGACTGGGTCCACCTGGACGTCATGGACGGCCACTTCGTGCCCAACATGACCTTCGGGCCCGGGGTGATCGCGGCCATGCGCCCTCACTCGAACCTGCCCTTCGACGTCCACCTGATGATCGAGCCGCCCGAGCCCTACCTGCTCGCGTACAAGCAGGCGGGCGCGGACCTGCTCACGGTCCACGCCGAGGCCTGCCCTCACCTGCACCGCACGATCCACGGCATCAAGGAGATGGGCATCAAGGCGGGGGTCGCCCTGAACCCCTCGACCAGCGAGGAGGCCCTGCGCTACTTGATCCAGGACCTGGACCTGGTGCTCGTCATGAGCGTGAACCCGGGCTTCGGGGGGCAGTCCTTCATCCCGGGGGTGCTGCGCAAGATCCAGGCCATCCGCGAGATGGCGGACGCCATCGGCCATGATCTCCGAATCGGGGTGGACGGCGGCATCAACGCCACGACCGGCCGCCAGGTGGTGGACGCCGGGGCGGACGTCCTCATCGCGGGCTCCTACGTCTTCGGCGCGCCGGACGCGGCCGAGGCGATCGCCTCGCTCAGAGGCTAA
- a CDS encoding ATP-binding cassette domain-containing protein → MPTGPLNSPGSAPADEPAPILGVVGSLLRIGRSFMRYPAMCGVIAAALALEMGFTGLVPMSFKYLIDGAIAHQDRAALALTLSALLGALLLVSATGLGRDYLYAKIVSRIQRDLRREIFAHLQRLPLGFYRRTSEADVMARFSIDIAAVEYAVAGVVPWVVLPLMDIAMSTVLLFLLDWRLALVAMLIWPFSLIGPRLFSNRASRESYAYKQEEAAIVAHVQENVAFQPLIKQFGLEADAVTRFHERTRRLAQDGLKVSFISAVVERTANIGISFLQVLTMGVGAYLAFTGAISIGSLVSFQALLVTLSYSVSYVINYLPIVVPAAGALQHIEDLLKEVPQQANAPEAIAAPEDPAHWQLDRVSFAFGATDARREASLAIPRGTTVALVGPSGAGKSALIDLLIGDALPLGGAITVDGEPIERFTRESLRARMAVLRAEPQFLPGSVRENLLLAAPNASPEAIDETFSAVGLSETLLALPRGLDTAIAELRLSPLEWQRFALGRALLRGPRLLILDDATSAMDGESEASFLATVQAVAKDRAAVLIATHRLASIQHAAQIHVLNDGAIVEQGSHSTLLEAGGLYAEWWEKQNGFVANRVRPEWLTRLQLFATLDQGLLTDLSGRFLSQHVGAGREVFREGDAGDRFYLIARGTVEVLKRQADGTAGRVAQLQDGDYFGEIALSTDAPRGATIRTLTPCHLLSLDRAAFLELMERAPAFEAHVSLTMAERTGEQTS, encoded by the coding sequence ATGCCCACCGGCCCGTTGAACTCCCCCGGCTCCGCCCCTGCCGACGAGCCCGCGCCCATCCTCGGCGTGGTGGGCAGCCTCTTGCGGATCGGGCGCTCCTTCATGCGCTACCCGGCCATGTGCGGGGTCATCGCCGCCGCCCTGGCGCTCGAGATGGGCTTCACCGGGCTCGTCCCCATGAGCTTCAAGTACCTCATCGACGGGGCGATCGCGCACCAGGACCGCGCGGCTCTGGCCCTCACCCTGAGCGCGCTGCTCGGCGCCCTGCTGCTGGTCTCGGCCACGGGGCTGGGACGGGACTACCTCTACGCGAAGATCGTCAGCCGGATCCAGCGCGACCTGCGCCGGGAGATCTTCGCCCATCTCCAGCGCCTGCCGCTGGGCTTCTACCGCCGCACGAGCGAAGCCGACGTCATGGCCCGCTTCTCCATCGACATCGCCGCGGTCGAGTACGCGGTCGCAGGCGTCGTGCCCTGGGTCGTCCTGCCCCTCATGGACATCGCCATGAGCACCGTTCTCCTCTTCTTGCTGGACTGGCGCCTGGCACTGGTCGCCATGCTGATCTGGCCGTTCAGCCTGATTGGCCCTCGGCTGTTCTCGAACCGGGCATCGCGCGAGAGCTACGCTTACAAGCAAGAAGAAGCGGCCATCGTCGCCCACGTCCAGGAGAACGTCGCCTTCCAACCGCTCATCAAGCAGTTCGGCCTCGAAGCGGATGCCGTCACGCGCTTTCACGAGCGCACGCGACGCCTGGCCCAGGACGGCCTCAAGGTGAGCTTCATCAGCGCGGTGGTCGAGCGCACGGCGAACATCGGGATCAGCTTCCTCCAGGTGCTGACCATGGGGGTGGGCGCCTATCTCGCCTTCACGGGGGCCATCTCGATCGGCTCGCTGGTCTCGTTCCAGGCGCTGCTCGTGACGCTGAGCTATTCCGTCTCGTACGTGATCAACTACCTGCCCATCGTCGTGCCGGCCGCGGGCGCCTTGCAGCACATCGAGGACCTCTTGAAGGAGGTGCCCCAGCAGGCGAATGCGCCCGAGGCCATCGCCGCCCCCGAGGATCCAGCGCACTGGCAGCTCGATAGGGTCTCCTTCGCGTTCGGAGCAACCGATGCACGGCGCGAGGCGAGTCTTGCGATTCCCCGCGGCACCACCGTGGCCCTGGTGGGCCCGAGCGGCGCTGGCAAGAGCGCTCTGATCGACCTGCTCATCGGCGATGCACTGCCCTTGGGGGGCGCGATCACGGTGGATGGCGAGCCGATCGAGCGCTTCACCCGGGAGAGCCTACGCGCGCGTATGGCCGTCCTGCGCGCCGAACCTCAGTTCCTCCCCGGCTCGGTGCGTGAGAACCTCTTGCTCGCAGCGCCAAATGCCAGCCCCGAAGCGATCGACGAGACCTTCTCGGCCGTGGGACTGAGCGAAACCCTCTTGGCCCTGCCCCGAGGGCTCGATACCGCGATCGCCGAGCTGCGCCTCTCGCCGCTCGAATGGCAGCGCTTCGCCCTCGGGCGCGCCCTGCTGCGAGGCCCCCGCCTCTTGATCCTCGACGATGCGACGAGCGCCATGGACGGCGAGAGCGAAGCGAGCTTCCTGGCAACCGTCCAAGCCGTTGCGAAAGACCGAGCAGCCGTGCTCATCGCCACGCACCGGCTCGCCTCCATCCAACACGCCGCGCAGATCCACGTGCTGAACGACGGGGCCATCGTCGAGCAGGGCAGCCATTCGACACTTCTCGAAGCGGGCGGCCTCTATGCCGAATGGTGGGAAAAGCAGAACGGTTTCGTCGCCAACCGGGTCCGACCCGAGTGGCTCACTCGCTTGCAGCTGTTCGCCACCCTCGATCAAGGACTTCTTACCGATCTTTCCGGTCGCTTCCTGTCCCAGCACGTCGGCGCGGGGCGCGAGGTCTTTCGCGAAGGGGATGCGGGCGATCGCTTCTACCTGATCGCCCGCGGCACCGTCGAGGTGCTCAAGCGTCAAGCCGACGGCACCGCCGGGCGCGTCGCCCAGCTCCAGGACGGGGATTACTTCGGCGAGATCGCGCTGAGCACCGACGCGCCCCGCGGCGCGACCATCCGAACCCTGACGCCCTGCCACCTGCTCTCGCTCGACCGCGCAGCCTTCCTGGAGCTGATGGAGCGCGCCCCGGCCTTCGAGGCGCACGTGAGTCTGACGATGGCCGAGCGCACGGGAGAGCAAACATCGTAA
- the fabF gene encoding beta-ketoacyl-ACP synthase II: MKHRVVITGLGAITPLGSSVTKYWEGLKEGKSGIASIASIDASALPVQFAGEVKDFEPTEYMDRKEAKRTARFSQFAIAAAKQAWADAGLDKDSLDMERVGVFIGSGMGALDVIEEETLKLRDKGADRVSPFLIPSVIVNMAGGNVAIHLGAKGPNLCHVSACSTGAHAIGDAFRQLQYGDVDVMLAGGTEATVTPLAIAGFAAAKALSSGHASGDPTRASRPFDVDRNGFVMGEGAGVLVLETLEHAQARGAKILAEVVGYGLTDDAHHITMPAPEGEGVQRAMKKALKDAGLSPEDVDYINAHGTSTGANDKYESAAYRGVFGEHAKQIPISSTKSMTGHLLGAAGAVEAIACVMAMNEGILPPTINLESPDPDCDLDYVPNTARKAEVNVCMSNNMGFGGHNASLVFRRFA, from the coding sequence ATGAAACACCGCGTCGTCATCACCGGCCTGGGCGCCATCACCCCCCTCGGATCCTCCGTGACCAAGTACTGGGAAGGCCTCAAGGAAGGCAAAAGCGGCATCGCCTCCATCGCCTCCATCGACGCCTCGGCCCTGCCGGTGCAGTTCGCCGGCGAGGTCAAGGACTTCGAGCCGACCGAGTATATGGACCGCAAGGAAGCCAAGCGCACGGCGCGCTTCTCGCAGTTCGCGATCGCCGCTGCCAAGCAGGCGTGGGCGGATGCGGGCCTCGACAAGGACTCCCTCGACATGGAGCGGGTCGGCGTCTTCATCGGCTCGGGCATGGGCGCCCTCGACGTGATCGAGGAAGAGACCCTCAAGCTCCGCGACAAGGGCGCCGACCGCGTCAGCCCCTTCCTCATCCCCTCAGTCATCGTGAACATGGCCGGCGGTAACGTGGCCATCCACCTGGGCGCCAAGGGCCCCAACCTGTGCCACGTCTCGGCCTGCTCCACCGGTGCCCACGCCATCGGCGACGCCTTCCGTCAGCTGCAGTACGGCGACGTGGACGTCATGCTCGCGGGCGGGACCGAAGCCACCGTCACTCCGCTTGCGATCGCGGGCTTCGCCGCGGCCAAGGCCCTCTCCAGCGGGCACGCCTCGGGTGATCCCACCCGCGCGAGCCGTCCCTTCGACGTGGACCGCAACGGCTTCGTCATGGGCGAGGGCGCGGGCGTCCTGGTGCTCGAGACCCTCGAGCACGCCCAAGCGCGCGGCGCGAAGATCCTGGCCGAGGTCGTCGGCTACGGCCTGACCGACGACGCCCACCACATCACCATGCCCGCCCCCGAGGGCGAGGGCGTCCAGCGCGCCATGAAGAAGGCGCTCAAGGACGCGGGCCTCTCCCCCGAGGATGTGGACTACATCAACGCCCACGGCACCTCGACCGGCGCCAACGACAAGTACGAATCGGCCGCCTACCGCGGCGTCTTCGGCGAGCACGCCAAGCAGATCCCCATCTCCTCGACCAAGAGCATGACGGGTCACCTGCTGGGTGCTGCCGGCGCCGTCGAGGCGATCGCCTGCGTCATGGCCATGAACGAGGGCATCCTCCCGCCGACCATCAACCTCGAGTCGCCCGATCCCGACTGCGACCTGGACTACGTGCCCAACACGGCGCGCAAGGCCGAGGTGAACGTCTGCATGTCGAACAACATGGGCTTCGGCGGCCACAACGCGAGCCTCGTCTTCCGTCGCTTCGCGTGA
- a CDS encoding nucleoside phosphorylase: MTTDGFVPHHINATPADLAGNDGIGRYVILPGSDGRAQRIAESFEDVRVLPHPRCHNLYLGRLKVGDRFVDVATVSTGMGCASIDIIVNELCQLGAKRFVRVGTAGSLQPANIRAGSLVVATASVRDEATSRRYVPIEVPAVASLEVVLAAKRAAAALGLAPSTHFGTVHCKDSLFAREFGAGPLHEENHAYMKVLSASGVLASEMETAQLFILASLYNHQLRQQGEGHAHQVLAGAVLGVVGDDRPFATPEEERRAVDGSVELVLETVRQLAAEELGAIAHHNVPIGQEAAR, translated from the coding sequence ATGACGACGGACGGTTTCGTCCCCCACCACATCAACGCAACCCCGGCGGATCTCGCCGGCAACGACGGTATCGGGCGCTACGTGATCCTGCCCGGGTCCGACGGGCGCGCCCAGCGGATCGCCGAGTCGTTCGAGGACGTCCGCGTCCTGCCGCACCCGCGCTGCCACAACCTCTACCTCGGGCGCCTCAAGGTCGGCGATCGCTTCGTCGACGTGGCCACCGTCTCGACGGGGATGGGTTGCGCCAGCATCGACATCATCGTCAACGAACTTTGCCAGCTGGGCGCCAAGCGCTTCGTGCGGGTCGGGACCGCTGGCTCGCTGCAGCCCGCGAACATCCGCGCCGGGAGCCTCGTGGTCGCCACCGCGAGCGTGCGCGACGAAGCCACTTCGCGCCGCTACGTGCCCATCGAGGTGCCCGCCGTCGCCTCTCTCGAGGTGGTGCTTGCCGCCAAGCGCGCCGCTGCCGCCCTGGGCCTCGCTCCCTCCACCCACTTCGGCACCGTCCACTGCAAGGATTCGCTCTTCGCCCGCGAGTTCGGCGCCGGCCCCCTGCACGAGGAGAACCACGCCTACATGAAGGTGCTGAGCGCCTCGGGCGTACTCGCCTCCGAGATGGAAACCGCCCAGCTCTTCATCCTCGCTTCGCTTTACAACCACCAGCTCCGGCAGCAAGGCGAAGGCCACGCCCACCAGGTGCTGGCGGGCGCCGTGCTCGGGGTTGTGGGAGACGATCGGCCCTTCGCCACCCCCGAAGAGGAGCGCCGGGCCGTGGACGGCTCGGTCGAGCTCGTGCTGGAGACCGTCCGCCAGCTCGCCGCCGAGGAGCTCGGTGCGATCGCCCACCACAACGTGCCCATCGGGCAGGAGGCCGCGCGATGA
- a CDS encoding C39 family peptidase: MVPRRLVLACIGAGLVGCGAPQTVAMGQAMPEPGSYFITQYTHPVYHPEPTPLENANCGPTSLAMAITAYGKVPRPYQGSRDKLIEAVRLAMTGTDDIGTWTYPAQFPFAAKQFGLGTQMVYGGVDGVLRQLAIPGRMVIVNVNPTPAYANQLAHPFDGGHFALATAYDGERIHLNDPLAASPVTITRKQLERALTTPLGDGIAPFNGGIAVWASR; this comes from the coding sequence ATGGTTCCTCGTAGATTAGTCCTTGCTTGCATCGGCGCGGGCCTCGTCGGCTGCGGCGCCCCTCAGACGGTCGCCATGGGCCAGGCGATGCCGGAGCCCGGCTCCTACTTCATCACCCAGTACACCCACCCCGTCTACCACCCCGAACCGACGCCGCTCGAAAACGCCAACTGCGGTCCGACGAGCCTCGCCATGGCCATCACGGCCTACGGCAAGGTGCCTCGCCCCTATCAGGGCAGCCGTGACAAGCTGATCGAAGCCGTACGCCTCGCCATGACGGGGACGGATGATATAGGGACTTGGACTTACCCCGCTCAGTTCCCGTTTGCGGCCAAGCAATTCGGCCTCGGCACCCAGATGGTCTACGGCGGCGTCGACGGGGTCCTGCGGCAGCTCGCCATCCCCGGGCGCATGGTGATCGTCAACGTCAACCCGACCCCCGCCTATGCCAACCAGCTTGCCCACCCCTTCGACGGGGGGCACTTCGCCCTGGCGACTGCTTACGACGGCGAGCGCATCCACCTCAACGATCCTCTCGCGGCCTCCCCTGTGACCATTACCCGCAAACAGCTCGAACGAGCCCTCACCACGCCGCTCGGCGACGGGATCGCGCCGTTCAACGGCGGCATCGCGGTCTGGGCGAGCCGATAG
- the fabD gene encoding ACP S-malonyltransferase produces the protein MMNVAFLFPGQGSQTVGMGKALAEAFPEAARTFEEAEEILGLPIRQLCWEGPEETLRATENAQVALFVTSMAALRAFQALGGPKPTFVAGHSLGEYSAVCAAGALDFASTLKLVRLRGELMAKAEAGTMAAVMGLEAEKLEDLCRNASSTVVVANYNSPDQLVISGTPEGVAEVSQKASEAGAKRVVPLVVAGAFHSPLMEVASEALTAALEKAPWQDTTVPVVTNVDATPTTKAADFSAKLAKQLASSVRWTDTLRWMMEQGETTFVELGAGKVLSGLVKKLDRKAPTLVTEDPEALRKALDAMTSPVSS, from the coding sequence ATCATGAACGTCGCATTCCTGTTCCCCGGTCAGGGCTCCCAGACCGTCGGCATGGGCAAGGCCCTCGCCGAGGCCTTCCCCGAGGCCGCCCGCACCTTCGAGGAGGCCGAGGAGATCCTGGGCCTTCCCATCCGCCAGCTCTGCTGGGAAGGCCCCGAAGAGACCCTGCGCGCCACCGAGAACGCCCAGGTCGCGCTCTTCGTGACCTCTATGGCCGCCCTGCGCGCCTTCCAGGCCCTCGGCGGCCCCAAGCCCACCTTCGTCGCCGGCCACTCGCTCGGCGAGTACTCGGCCGTCTGCGCCGCGGGTGCTCTGGACTTCGCCAGCACCCTCAAGCTCGTGCGTCTGCGCGGCGAGCTGATGGCCAAGGCCGAAGCCGGCACCATGGCCGCCGTCATGGGCCTTGAGGCCGAGAAGCTCGAAGACCTCTGCCGCAACGCCAGCTCGACCGTGGTCGTCGCCAACTACAACTCGCCCGACCAGCTCGTCATCTCGGGCACGCCCGAGGGCGTCGCCGAGGTGAGCCAGAAGGCCAGCGAAGCGGGCGCCAAGCGTGTCGTGCCCCTGGTCGTCGCGGGCGCCTTCCACTCGCCCCTGATGGAGGTGGCGAGCGAAGCGTTGACCGCTGCCCTCGAAAAGGCCCCCTGGCAGGACACCACCGTCCCGGTCGTCACCAACGTGGATGCGACCCCGACCACCAAGGCGGCCGACTTCTCGGCCAAGCTCGCCAAGCAGCTGGCCTCATCGGTCCGCTGGACCGACACCCTGCGCTGGATGATGGAGCAGGGCGAGACGACCTTCGTGGAGCTGGGCGCGGGCAAGGTGCTTTCGGGCCTCGTGAAGAAGCTCGATCGCAAGGCCCCGACCCTCGTCACCGAGGATCCCGAGGCGCTTCGCAAGGCCCTTGATGCCATGACTTCGCCGGTGTCCTCGTAG